AATCAACAAAATAAAGTTGCCagactcacaatcagatatAATCTGCAAAGTTAATGTCCAAGCTGAAGACTCATTGTCAGGAGCATCCAAGACAAAGAAAGTACGAgtacgaaacaaaaaaaaatcaaacaagtCTAATCGTGAATCTCAAATTCTAGAAGTAAAATGCAACCTCAGCTGGCAAGAGactgttgtaaaaaattcaaagtttttgGATAATTTGCGAGAAGCGGGACAAAATCAGGTGGAGAATCCGATTAACCATTCGAAGGTACTTAAAAAAGGTAGAAGAAAGAAGGCTGTACCAAAATATTTACACGCCGATATGCAGCACATTTATAGTATGAATCCAGAAAAGTTGAGAATAATCAAATTAAGTTGCCAATTATGTTTTCCAAAAACGTCATCTGTAATATATTGTCTAATTTGTCAAAGAAGCATACCTTGTAAATTGCAGACTTTTTACGAACATATCTGCAGCCTGACACACACTGCGAATTTAGCTGAGATGGAAACAAACGATcaacactttataaattgtccAGATCAATTTAGTGACTTGACACTTGCAAAAGAGTTGTCTCAAGAAATTTCAGATGCAAATGTTCAATGTTTTGCTTGTGACTTCTCAATTCAAAATGATCATGCAGATATTATTAAACATGTTACAGAAGATTTTCATCAAGAAAGAAAACAGTCATGGAATATAGTTATGGATAAAATTCTAcaggatattttagttcaaatGAAAAGCACTTGGTACAACATTCAGAAATATTTGTGCCAGCTTTGCGATATTCATTTTAATAcggaatttttcttcacagaGCATTTAGAAGggaaaaaacatcaaaaatgTCTGAAGAAAACGGGCATATTTGTGAACAGACTAATTTACGATGCTTGCATATCATGTGCTACGTTGTGGTTGGGTTTTCCGGCACTTTATGCACAGCATTGTGAACAGCCATTGCACAAGTATTTAGTTCAGCATGGAGACTATGCAAAATGCGTATTACCAAATCAAGCGAAAGCTCTATTAGAAAATGCTGAGGCAGAGGTCATAAGCCTAATTGCATTATCCGATCAAGTATTAAATGttcaaaaaacgaaagttaACTCCTTGTTAAAATGCCTAGAAGATACCGTCAAAGTCAAATTTCCTGAAGCCAAGGCTTATCCTTTCGGCTCAAGAGTATCTGGCTTAGGTTTCCCCGAAAGCGACATAGACGTATTTTTGGATTGTGGTAAGCATATTTCTAGATGTTCAACTATTGAAACAATTTCGTCCTAGCTGAATTGgtattctataaatttttctttcaatttttttcaggtaCATATGATGGGAAAAAAACCTCTAAAACCTAccaaattgatataattagtTCTGTCGAGAATTGTTTACGTGATAATGAGGAATCATGGGAAATTGACGAGATTCTCGTGTCGACTAGAATCCCCATTATCAAATTACATCACAGAAATACAGAACTAAGCTGTGATGTATCATTCACAAGTGGTCTAAGCGTTGAAAATACTAAACTATTAAAGTAAGAAAACTTGTTTTTGGATTATATtcctaagaaattttttcactggtAATTTAAATCATCACATTTTCCAGATGCTTTATCGACAATTACCCGCTCTGCCGACAGTTAATGTTGTTTTTGAAGAAATGGCTTACTTTTTGCAATTTATCAGGCTCACGGTATATTACGAATTATGCTATCTGTTGGTATGTCATTTTCTATCTTCAAGTGGAATCAATTCTACCAAGCGTTGCCAGTCTGATTGCCAAAGAAAATAAGTCCCAAATAATTAGTAGTAAGTATTTTAACATAAATGGGCTTATTACGTTTAATCACTTCAATATACCATGAAAACCATTCTCATAGTCGAACTAAAAATCTAGAATCAATGAATGAGGATAACTgtatctctattttccatacTATATTGTAATATCTTACAAATTTATTGTCTCATCAATTTTAATCCatttatttcatcatttcaGATTGGGAAACTGGAATCTGTGCGACATTTGATGTCAGTGGGCACGAATATACCTTTACGAAGTTATTGTAcggatttttcgttttttactcCAATTTTGATTATCGGCATTCCGTGGTCTGCCCGCTTCTTGGTCGCAccatattgaaaaatgattttgagGATCTCAATCTACTACCAAAAGAGATGACACCATACGTTGATCTGGTTAAGAACAGCAATGATGACTGCATAGAGTTATTTAGAATTGATTCAGAGATGTGCATTCAAGATCCTTACGACTTATCACATAATCTCACGAAGGCAGTACCAAAGTTAACTTTGAATCGATTTAGGCGGTTGTCTGCAGCAAGCGcagatattttgaaaactttcctACAATGCTAAGGTTCAGTCAATAAGTTCTATCGCTGTGTTACGAAGTTGCTTCTATTTGCGTAGCAACTTTACATCTAAGATATGATTTTAGTACCATCTTACACTTCAGTGTAAAATGTGCATTTTTACTTCAGACGAATCATGTTTTTTATATTGGAACGAATATTATGTAGTTGGAGTTTTTTTAGTTTGTCCTTTTTTACTATAATTTCAAACGGGGTCCTTTTCGGTTATGCATACACCATGCATCATGTAGTCTATGGTAGTGTGATCAAAAAcctagaaattttattgcccATTTATTTTGCattgattaaatatttttaagcaATATTGTGAACTTCCCAAACGTGAAATCCTAAAATTTCCATTGATTTCAGAACAACTTTCATTCTGTTTGCAAAGTCTGGAAGTAGTGTCAAAAGTTACTGTTTCAAGTATATCTAATTAATCAAGTAGTTTTATATAAAGGTGCtgtgacaatttaaaaaataatgtatttgTTCTCATGATCATTACGCTCATTTCAAGAACTTGCTGCgtataattaagaaaaaaggCGTTCTTGTATTAAGTATAGGAATATAAGTAATTTTTACTTAATATGATGTGTATATGAATCCAAGATAAGTGGTGTAAGCAAGTATTTTTGTTGTAGTCCAATCTATGGAACTTGAAATACTTattcccaaatatttttttaactttatgcaacgtgaaagaaataaagacatattttttatctacCACTTATCATAAACTTTCTTTATTCTCTGCATCTACAATATCTTGTTTCCACACATATTCTGTGACGTAACCGTTCGCTGTTTCACATGAGTTTTTACATGTAAAGATAGCCAATATTCCCCAATCCAGACTTTCCAGCGTATCCTCAAATTGAAGGTAATTCAAGAGCTGTGGCATAATCTGTACAAGAactttgtattatatatatactcagAAACTGGAAAGCAATGATTTTCTcagttatatttttatccataCAGACCTGAAACTCAAATTGCCTTTCGCTACCACATTCTCGACAATCTGGAATTTCTTGAACTTGATTTTCGGACGATATATACAAGACATTACCACCCCTCTCATACCTTTGGtggaatatgaaataaaataaatataataatgtacATATTAAATCAAGTTGCTTATTATTGCTGATAGAGGGAACAATTTGTGATCCAGTATACCTCAAGATTTGATCTGGATATTTCTTTACTGTagtggtaaattcgaaaaaaacttCATCTTCATTTGCTGCAGACATTTTCAGTAAGTCAGCATCAACATTATCTTCATTTTGAAGCGTGCCTGCCTCATTAtgaactattaatttttcatattctattatttctTGATTTTCATCAACCACATTTTCACTTCCTGAAAGTTGATCATCGTTTTCCTCTGTTTCAACAACGATTTCATACTCAGGTAGTAACAAATTAGATTTTGCCGCATCCCAACTCATTCCACAATAAATCTTATGGCCATGTGTCCAGTCATAAACTTGATGTTCCCGAGAACAGTAATTTACTTTTTTGCATTTGGAACAGTGACTAGGTGCATTGAGTCCGCATACATAACATGATTTTGTCCAAGTCTCTGTGGctgcaaaatcaaatttaaGAACAATATAGAATAATCCAAGGAATTAAAGGATAAACAAAATATCATTACTTAAATATGATGGTTACGAATGAAATATGGTTAAAAAATGGAGTATTTAGAATGCCAACGCATACTTATGTCTGGTCTCCACTCTTCGGATTCAATTGGCGGGTTGGATGGATAAAACTTGTTATCTTTTTCTAGTTGCGAACGAAAGACTTTCaaattactgttattatttggTTTACAACATTTCGGGTTTCTgcagatgaaaataaatattgtcctATGGAAGGCCTTTGCATTATTTTCGTATGGTGCATAgatttgcattaaaaatatgCATGGCTGTTTGCAAAATTGACACTCAACATCCTCCTTACGAGGAATATCTTTCAAATTTAGCCACGCAGGTTTACCCCCCACTTTACTAGGAAAGAATCTACTCGCCAATCTCCATTCTTCGCAGTCTTCTATAAATCCGATATCAATTCTaccgattttattttccattctttGACTCAACTCACTGAGCGAATTAAACTACTTGTTACTCCACGGTGCTCCACAGCTTCGTACATGTGTTTAACGAAGGTTTAACCAACGTTCAGCCGATATATAAAGACGGATAACCCCGGGTTATTTTGCGTAACAGTTTGCCGGGTCTGGCCGGGTTTGGAGGTATTAGCAGTTTCACGTATTATCAACCAAGCAGTTGACCACAGCGGTGAGAGAAGTTCTTCTTAACCAACTACTACCGTGTGCAAAACGTGGGTAACATAGCGTCGTCATAGTGAAATTGAACAGTTAAGAAAATCCCGTTTAAGAAATATCTGTAAGTGGTCGGAGAATTCATACTTCGTCTGACGTCGTATGTACGGTAATGCTCTAAACATTTGATCGCGTCGCATGTAGCTTACGTGAGTTTTCACCGGGCCGTTGAGACCGTAgagatataggtataaaatataacgtATCAACGGCGCAAGCGTCCCGTGAACGACTTCAAATCGGTTCTCTAAAGGAcagaagataataattttcttgcCCTCTCTGTCGCTCTACCCATCGAGTGAGGGCCACGAGATGAGAAGAGCGCCGTGCGGCATCAGTTGTTTCGGAGCAATCGGAGCGAAATCATGTGTTTCCAGCATCGGTTCAACGTTCAGACCGCGGTGTTCAGGTTGTGTCACGTTGTTCGATCAGTGTATTTTCACCATGCTCATCTGTGAATAATACACGAGGAGCAGCGTGTAGCCTGAAGAAAAACTGAgttactgaaataaaaacgttCTGCGAAAGTGAAGGTGAATTTCGTGTCCcgagttttcaatgttttgtgTAACTTCAGATTTCAGTGATATCTGTTTGTCCTCTGTGCGTCGAatgtcaatattattatttttttggctGATTTTCGGCAAATGCGCAGTTGCATTGTTAGCAAGG
This genomic stretch from Neodiprion pinetum isolate iyNeoPine1 chromosome 6, iyNeoPine1.2, whole genome shotgun sequence harbors:
- the Zfrp8 gene encoding programmed cell death protein 2; this encodes MENKIGRIDIGFIEDCEEWRLASRFFPSKVGGKPAWLNLKDIPRKEDVECQFCKQPCIFLMQIYAPYENNAKAFHRTIFIFICRNPKCCKPNNNSNLKVFRSQLEKDNKFYPSNPPIESEEWRPDITTETWTKSCYVCGLNAPSHCSKCKKVNYCSREHQVYDWTHGHKIYCGMSWDAAKSNLLLPEYEIVVETEENDDQLSGSENVVDENQEIIEYEKLIVHNEAGTLQNEDNVDADLLKMSAANEDEVFFEFTTTVKKYPDQILRYERGGNVLYISSENQVQEIPDCRECGSERQFEFQIMPQLLNYLQFEDTLESLDWGILAIFTCKNSCETANGYVTEYVWKQDIVDAENKESL